The following proteins are co-located in the Zonotrichia albicollis isolate bZonAlb1 chromosome 1, bZonAlb1.hap1, whole genome shotgun sequence genome:
- the LOC102062274 gene encoding desmocollin-1 isoform X2 produces the protein MAPAAPRLVLGLLVLSLCCEACKKVIFHVPSELEADKLVGRVDLKECLQSADLISSSDGNFKVLEDGSVYTTSALSLSAEKKTFTIILKDIQEQVEKKIHVDVVEEEKKTPNTRHARDTVLKRTKRRWGPIPSVMIENSLGPFPLQIQQVQSDTAQNYTIYYSASGPGIDQDPKGLFYIERETGNIFATRAVDREQYPSFQIICFATTPDGYSPEVPLVHTIRIEDDNDNAPYFTQDLFEFCVPENSRPGVVVGKVIAEDRDEPYTLHTTLKYRIVSQTPPITPAFSLHGDTGVISVLLPQLDRELVPSYTLLVEVRDMAGQPFGLCTTGTVVVKIEDTNDNAPTFKQLQYETRVEENRVNVEVLRISVVDLDEPGSPGSGAVYEIIRGNDDQAFEITTDKNTNEGILCVTKGLDYEAAKQRILVIGVNNEAPYLLAPHSQQLSQSTCSVTVHVLDVDEGPVFKPCLLRLDVKECEDIGTAIGRYVAEDPETGNSEGIRYRIPPGQCNWVNIDDKSGEIRTVRVLDRDIGEMRRGQCNITVLAIDRNGKTGTGTIQVCIVPGNKNFPRLTQTDYIMCRDRNPISLTAQDGDEAPYSAPFEYRINDRRLASMWKLTPHDDNSWYLSPKGDIPYGIYEIPVSVIDNGGKIGENIVRVNLCDCVTPTECDGRTRQLAGGNVTLGLWAILAMILGSLLLLLILITICGCCGAGVMNRQVTDDCANHNLIISNTEAPGEEVMDHNIIPLQSTCDQGGYGVKTGEQQTFEMVKGRGHTLESVKGGGHQTLGSVKEGGGQTMMDTCRYSYSEWHNFTHPRLGEESIRGHTVIKNN, from the exons GTGCTGAGTTTGTGCTGTGAAGCTtgcaagaaagtaatttttcacGTTCCTTCTGAACTAGAGGCTGACAAGTTAGTTGGCAGAG TTGATTTGAAAGAATGCCTTCAGTCTGCAGACTTAATCAGTTCCAGTGATGGGAACTTCAAGGTTCTAGAGGATGGTTCTGTGTATACAACATCTGCTCTTTCTTTGTCTGCTGAGAAAAAGACTTTTACCATAATACTTAAGGACATTCAAGAACAAGTCGAAAAGAAAATACATGTTGACGtggtggaagaagaaaaaaag ACACCGAATACCAGGCATGCTAGGGATACAGTTCTGAAGAGAACCAAGAGAAGGTGGGGCCCTATTCCATCTGTCATGATAGAGAACTCACTGGGACCTTTCCCACTGCAAATACAGCAG GTCCAGTCAGACACAGCTCAGAACTACACTATTTATTATTCTGCAAGTGGACCAGGAATTGATCAAGATCCAAAGGGTTTGTTTTACATAGAAAGAGAAACTGGAAATATCTTTGCTACTCGTGCGGTAGACCGTGAACAGTATCCAAGTTTTCAG ATCATCTGCTTTGCAACCACTCCAGATGGTTATTCACCAGAAGTACCACTTGTGCATACAATCAGGATAGAGGACGACAATGATAATGCTCCATATTTTACACAAGACCTTTTTGAATTTTGTGTCCCTGAAAATTCCAGACCTG GTGTTGTTGTTGGGAAAGTGATTGCAGAGGACAGAGATGAGCCTTATACTCTGCATACCACGCTGAAATACCGCATTGTGTCACAAACCCCACCGATTACCCCCGCGTTCTCTTTACATGGGGACACCGGTGTCATCTCTGTgttgctgccacagctggacAGAGAG CTTGTGCCCAGTTACACTTTGTTAGTTGAAGTGAGAGATATGGCAGGTCAGCCTTTTGGTTTGTGCACTACAGGAACAGTTGTCGTCAAAATCGAGGATACGAATGACAATGCACCAACCTTTAAACAGTTACAA TATGAAACACGAGTGGAAGAAAACAGAGTGAATGTAGAAGTACTGAGAATCTCTGTTGTTGATCTTGATGAACCTGGTTCACCTGGCTCAGGAGCAGTATATGAAATTATAAGAGGAAATGATGATCAGGCCTTTGAAATTACAACAGACAAAAACACAAATGAAGGAATACTGTGTGTTACTAAG GGACTCGACTACGAAGCTGCCAAGCAAAGGATCCTGGTGATTGGAGTCAACAATGAGGCACCCTACCTGCTGGCTCCCCATTCCCAACAACTTTCCCAGAGCACTTGCTCTGTTACTGTGCATGTCCTGGATGTGGACGAGGGACCAGTGTTTAAACCCTGTCTGTTGCGCTTAGATGTTAAAGAATGCGAAGATATTGGGACAGCTATTGGAAGATATGTAGCAGAAGATCCAGAAACTGGAAATAGTGAGGGCATAAG ATACCGGATACCACCTGGCCAGTGTAATTGGGTCAACATAGATGACAAATCAGGTGAAATCAGAACTGTTAGGGTCTTGGACCGAGACATAGGAGAAATGAGACGAGGTCAATGCAATATCACAGTCCTTGCAATAGACAGAA ATGGTAAAACAGGCACTGGAACAATTCAGGTTTGCATCGTGCCTGGCAACAAGAATTTCCCCCGACTCACTCAGACTGACTACATCATGTGCAGAGACAGAAACCCGATTTCCCTCACGGCTCAGGATGGCGACGAGGCTCCGTACAGCGCACCCTTCGAGTACCGCATAAATGACCGCAGGCTGGCTTCCATGTGGAAGCTAACTCCACATGATG ATAATTCTTGGTATCTTTCACCAAAGGGTGATATTCCGTATGGAATTTATGAAATTCCTGTAAGTGTGATTGACAATGGAGGAAAGATAGGAGAGAACATAGTGAGAGTTAATCTCTGTGACTGTGTTACTCCAACTGAATGCGATGGCAGAACTCGTCAGCTTGCTGGTGGAAATGTTACCCTTGGTCTCTGGGCCATCCTTGCAATGATCTTAGGATCATTGTTATTGCTGC TAATCCTGATCACAATTTGTGGCTGCTGTGGCGCTGGGGTAATGAACAGGCAGGTGACTGATGACTGTGCCAATCACAATTTAATCATTTCAAACACAGAAGCTCCAGGAGAAGAAGTGATG gatCACAATATAATTCCTCTACAAAGTACATGCGATCAAGGAGGGTATGGAGTAAAAACAGGGGAGCAGCAAACATTTGAAATGGTAAAAGGAAGAGGGCATACCTTGGAATCAGTCAAGGGAGGTGGACATCAGACTCTGGGATCAGTtaaagaaggaggaggacagacTATGATGGATACTTGTAGATACTCCTACTCAGAGTGGCATAATTTCACACACCCTCGTTTAGGCGAA GAATCCATTAGAGGACACACTGtgattaaaaataattga
- the LOC102062274 gene encoding desmocollin-1 isoform X1: MAPAAPRLVLGLLVLSLCCEACKKVIFHVPSELEADKLVGRVDLKECLQSADLISSSDGNFKVLEDGSVYTTSALSLSAEKKTFTIILKDIQEQVEKKIHVDVVEEEKKTPNTRHARDTVLKRTKRRWGPIPSVMIENSLGPFPLQIQQVQSDTAQNYTIYYSASGPGIDQDPKGLFYIERETGNIFATRAVDREQYPSFQIICFATTPDGYSPEVPLVHTIRIEDDNDNAPYFTQDLFEFCVPENSRPGVVVGKVIAEDRDEPYTLHTTLKYRIVSQTPPITPAFSLHGDTGVISVLLPQLDRELVPSYTLLVEVRDMAGQPFGLCTTGTVVVKIEDTNDNAPTFKQLQYETRVEENRVNVEVLRISVVDLDEPGSPGSGAVYEIIRGNDDQAFEITTDKNTNEGILCVTKGLDYEAAKQRILVIGVNNEAPYLLAPHSQQLSQSTCSVTVHVLDVDEGPVFKPCLLRLDVKECEDIGTAIGRYVAEDPETGNSEGIRYRIPPGQCNWVNIDDKSGEIRTVRVLDRDIGEMRRGQCNITVLAIDRNGKTGTGTIQVCIVPGNKNFPRLTQTDYIMCRDRNPISLTAQDGDEAPYSAPFEYRINDRRLASMWKLTPHDDNSWYLSPKGDIPYGIYEIPVSVIDNGGKIGENIVRVNLCDCVTPTECDGRTRQLAGGNVTLGLWAILAMILGSLLLLLILITICGCCGAGVMNRQVTDDCANHNLIISNTEAPGEEVMDHNIIPLQSTCDQGGYGVKTGEQQTFEMVKGRGHTLESVKGGGHQTLGSVKEGGGQTMMDTCRYSYSEWHNFTHPRLGEKVHLCRQDEEQKHSEDYLLSYNYEGKGSLAGSVGCCSDQHEEEALDFLDQLEPKFRTLAETCIKR, translated from the exons GTGCTGAGTTTGTGCTGTGAAGCTtgcaagaaagtaatttttcacGTTCCTTCTGAACTAGAGGCTGACAAGTTAGTTGGCAGAG TTGATTTGAAAGAATGCCTTCAGTCTGCAGACTTAATCAGTTCCAGTGATGGGAACTTCAAGGTTCTAGAGGATGGTTCTGTGTATACAACATCTGCTCTTTCTTTGTCTGCTGAGAAAAAGACTTTTACCATAATACTTAAGGACATTCAAGAACAAGTCGAAAAGAAAATACATGTTGACGtggtggaagaagaaaaaaag ACACCGAATACCAGGCATGCTAGGGATACAGTTCTGAAGAGAACCAAGAGAAGGTGGGGCCCTATTCCATCTGTCATGATAGAGAACTCACTGGGACCTTTCCCACTGCAAATACAGCAG GTCCAGTCAGACACAGCTCAGAACTACACTATTTATTATTCTGCAAGTGGACCAGGAATTGATCAAGATCCAAAGGGTTTGTTTTACATAGAAAGAGAAACTGGAAATATCTTTGCTACTCGTGCGGTAGACCGTGAACAGTATCCAAGTTTTCAG ATCATCTGCTTTGCAACCACTCCAGATGGTTATTCACCAGAAGTACCACTTGTGCATACAATCAGGATAGAGGACGACAATGATAATGCTCCATATTTTACACAAGACCTTTTTGAATTTTGTGTCCCTGAAAATTCCAGACCTG GTGTTGTTGTTGGGAAAGTGATTGCAGAGGACAGAGATGAGCCTTATACTCTGCATACCACGCTGAAATACCGCATTGTGTCACAAACCCCACCGATTACCCCCGCGTTCTCTTTACATGGGGACACCGGTGTCATCTCTGTgttgctgccacagctggacAGAGAG CTTGTGCCCAGTTACACTTTGTTAGTTGAAGTGAGAGATATGGCAGGTCAGCCTTTTGGTTTGTGCACTACAGGAACAGTTGTCGTCAAAATCGAGGATACGAATGACAATGCACCAACCTTTAAACAGTTACAA TATGAAACACGAGTGGAAGAAAACAGAGTGAATGTAGAAGTACTGAGAATCTCTGTTGTTGATCTTGATGAACCTGGTTCACCTGGCTCAGGAGCAGTATATGAAATTATAAGAGGAAATGATGATCAGGCCTTTGAAATTACAACAGACAAAAACACAAATGAAGGAATACTGTGTGTTACTAAG GGACTCGACTACGAAGCTGCCAAGCAAAGGATCCTGGTGATTGGAGTCAACAATGAGGCACCCTACCTGCTGGCTCCCCATTCCCAACAACTTTCCCAGAGCACTTGCTCTGTTACTGTGCATGTCCTGGATGTGGACGAGGGACCAGTGTTTAAACCCTGTCTGTTGCGCTTAGATGTTAAAGAATGCGAAGATATTGGGACAGCTATTGGAAGATATGTAGCAGAAGATCCAGAAACTGGAAATAGTGAGGGCATAAG ATACCGGATACCACCTGGCCAGTGTAATTGGGTCAACATAGATGACAAATCAGGTGAAATCAGAACTGTTAGGGTCTTGGACCGAGACATAGGAGAAATGAGACGAGGTCAATGCAATATCACAGTCCTTGCAATAGACAGAA ATGGTAAAACAGGCACTGGAACAATTCAGGTTTGCATCGTGCCTGGCAACAAGAATTTCCCCCGACTCACTCAGACTGACTACATCATGTGCAGAGACAGAAACCCGATTTCCCTCACGGCTCAGGATGGCGACGAGGCTCCGTACAGCGCACCCTTCGAGTACCGCATAAATGACCGCAGGCTGGCTTCCATGTGGAAGCTAACTCCACATGATG ATAATTCTTGGTATCTTTCACCAAAGGGTGATATTCCGTATGGAATTTATGAAATTCCTGTAAGTGTGATTGACAATGGAGGAAAGATAGGAGAGAACATAGTGAGAGTTAATCTCTGTGACTGTGTTACTCCAACTGAATGCGATGGCAGAACTCGTCAGCTTGCTGGTGGAAATGTTACCCTTGGTCTCTGGGCCATCCTTGCAATGATCTTAGGATCATTGTTATTGCTGC TAATCCTGATCACAATTTGTGGCTGCTGTGGCGCTGGGGTAATGAACAGGCAGGTGACTGATGACTGTGCCAATCACAATTTAATCATTTCAAACACAGAAGCTCCAGGAGAAGAAGTGATG gatCACAATATAATTCCTCTACAAAGTACATGCGATCAAGGAGGGTATGGAGTAAAAACAGGGGAGCAGCAAACATTTGAAATGGTAAAAGGAAGAGGGCATACCTTGGAATCAGTCAAGGGAGGTGGACATCAGACTCTGGGATCAGTtaaagaaggaggaggacagacTATGATGGATACTTGTAGATACTCCTACTCAGAGTGGCATAATTTCACACACCCTCGTTTAGGCGAA AAGGTGCACCTATGCAGACAGGATGAAGAACAGAAGCATTCTGAAGATTATCTCCTTTCATATAACTATGAAGGAAAAGGATCTTTGGCTGGCTCTGTAGGCTGCTGCAGTGATCAGCATGAAGAAGAGGCACTTGACTTCTTAGATCAGTTGGAACCCAAGTTTAGGACATTAGCAGAAACATGCATCAAAAGATAA